The Topomyia yanbarensis strain Yona2022 unplaced genomic scaffold, ASM3024719v1 HiC_scaffold_908, whole genome shotgun sequence DNA segment GGCTGTGAATccagtattctgtttcggtttctcgataggaagtgatggacatagattttgttgacccgagaatcctcgcttcaacacgaattgatcgggactgggcgccagtgttgggcgaggaatctctggtgcatcaaatgaatcgggtacgtccatcaaacgcaaatcttccagatcggtctgcagatccttctcggaagcactttccttctgatgtactagtgcccgaagttcattcacggattcacgaagtgagacaacttcttgaaccgtctttctcaaaactgacgaaattgttgtcagtgaagcaatcccgcccattagcgtttaggtagcttttgaaaaagcatctgacccctgagacgctagggctttattatcgtcggattgctgtcgcaattgtcgaatctcgtccctcatctcgcacaagacacgcaacaggtcgtctcctacgagctgtttggaaagagatccttcgttatcggaaggattggatccctgtggaattgcaggtacgtctgtactcagcaaatctcccaaaatttctccatcctccccttcttggttgtcgggaggaagtgctgcctgttcgtcactgaaatgactggcataaactgctagaacttcctccagcaaccccgaaatttcctggttgacctcccctgccgcataatttcggataacctggagcctagaccccaaatgaagcaaccgtgttcggtaaatctccttgtttgagcaccggtactggagatcttccttgattgttagtaatttaccaaggcagatctccttttcttcacccacgtcaccccggaaattgcgtactaattccctccgagacgaccgctcatgcgacaaaattccccgatgacgccgctgccgctggacaccagaaagatccgaatcaggagagataaaaatgcttcgagatagcaactcaaaatccagctcatcgaaatgcaaatgatcgacgcgcatgaacacacacgcttggttgaatttctccaacgccatcataacttgcgctatattggaagaaatcaccaagacacaaagcatgtaagtactgacacggtattattttcgatttttcgcccactaacgattcccttaaaatttcaggaaatcaagctgttccaaaaatgtctcaaaccggattgagaattcaaggcgattggccaccgcaaccgaataataacaacaaccttcaaactactcgtccggcagaccaaacacaaacaacgcaatccacaaattcggacaaaaaaagaaaatgcaaaaatcaaaaaacaataccaaaaatgtaaataaataaataatacgaccgcggaacaatattgcggaagaaacctcaccactgttctacgaaaatcctctatttagtagaagcaccccacactccggaagaaaaaaatattttccaaaataggaaaatatttttttcagtgtgttttgcgctgtgcgccaaatgtaagtaggggtttgcccactactcgggttctggtttgcccggcgaacccttcttttcagggcggcctaggtgctcctaccggagtttcggattttcgtataataacaaacaaaaaggaaaaacaaataaattaaattttaccgTGTATTATTTCCACCTACTCTCCCTTCACTGTACCCTGCTGCTGCGGGCGGAtaggcgggcggtttcctccgaccggccgggacagcaacggccgagttctccctatttacgttggctgctccggcagcggtccttaacaattagccagggaggtgagctttgctcctttgtcggaacctccctagcgacggtggtgacgaatcaccggattctttgctccccgcaaagaatcccggaagacaccgcagtgttcttcccagggggagccgctgtccaccctgcttcgctctccttggctattagctgggaaggagagcaaggctcgttcggcttatccttcccagcgagggcggaatggtgcgtctggatcctttacggttagccggggaagcgaaagctccttgataattagcttcccccgacggcgatccagcaccacactTTCTTTAGCACccggaccacgggccggcactttcgacgggaatctaccgtcgcacacgcgcacttAAAGATTTTacagtggcgggaaactgtcccgaaaaaaacaCTACAATTTTCTGGACGTCTGATTGtcaccgtggtccgtcactttctcctcttttacgatggccgccttccgcactcaaCCACAccaaaccagcaccaaaaacgcaccgccgcatagctgtcatcgctatagcacagcatagtcagaccacttttgcagcgaaaggagagcggtaacctaactaaaccctatgctatttatttataaatacacaacaaaaattactacacctatctggactaataacaacgttcatggactattatttaaacgaaatttacatcaaaaacatgaacgagcataatgagcagcggtgagttatgttgcaataacaatatactctacggagagagtacgcacaaataggtatatttccacccagtgctaaattgttaccctgacgggttacacatGATAAACATGCTCACTAGCTTTCTTTCAGAGCGAACGTTCCAGGTAAACGTCGATGGGCATTTATCGCGCAAGCTGCCGCTGGAAAATGGTGTACCACAGGGTTCTGTGCTCTCAGTTACCCTATTCCTCGTAGCAATCCAACCTATCTTCCGGGTGGTTCCGAATACCGTGACAGTGCTATTGTACGCCGACGACATCCTTCTTGTAGTGCGGGGCAAAAAAGAACAACCACTCTATCGGAAACTACAGTCAGCAGTAAAAGCCGTTCATAGATGGGCGAAAAGTGTTGGATTCACGATATCAGCAACAAAATCCAGCATCTTTTACTGTAGCCCGAATGCCCGCCGTGAGCCCACGCAATCCATCAGAATAGATACAGTAGCTATACCGTCACAAAATCAACTGAAAACCCTCGGTATCACTCTCGACAGATCGCTGAACTTCAAAGCGCATTGCAAGCTAACGAAGAAGGCAtgtgaatccaggctgcgtatccTGAAAATGATCGGAGCAAAGCTACCACGTGGTCAACGGACTTCTTTGTTACAAATCGGCTCCGCCATTGTCACTTCGCGACTATTGTATGGGATGGGACTCGTTAGTCGGGGCGGAGATGTCGTCACCAAAACTCTCGCGCCCGCCTACAACAGGATGGTAAGATTTGCATCTGGTGCATTCGTTACAAGTCCGATCTTAGCCTGATCTTAGATGGCCGAAGCAGGCACCTTACCATTTGATCTCCTCGTTCTCCAAAGCATAACCCGATTGTCCATCCGTTTGTTGGAAAAAAGCAGAGATAATGCGGATCTCCCACTAGTACGTCGAGCTTCCGAAGAACTGTCAGAGGTGATCGGAATGCCCTTACCAAATATTTGTACTCGAACGCGACTAGCCACCCGAAAGTGGTACGAGCCCAAGCCCCACGTCGTGTGGGATATCAAAAAAAGTGTGAATGCCGGAGATCCCTCTGAGGTGGTCCGTCCTGTCGTTCAGGAGCTCCTGAATGCTCGCTTCAGCAACTCAACGGTTGTGTATACTGACGGATCGAAAGACGACGACGCAGTAGGCGCGGGAATGTTTGGAGAACATCTCCAGCAGTCGACTGGTCTTCCGCCACAGTGCAGCGTGTTCTCAGCCGAGGCGTTTGCAATTAAAACAGCGGTAACTTCGTACTACACTTCCAACGATCTGCTAATAATGACAGACTCAGACAGTTGTTTATCGGCAATTGAAGCTAGCACGTCCCAGCATCCGTGGATCCAGGAGATTGAAACCATGATACGACATCGTCCAATCAATCTGTGCTGGATTCCAGGACACGCTGGAATTCGCGGGAATGAAGAGGCAGACCGCCTCGCAGGAGAAGCCAGGGGTAATGCCCCTTTGCAAATAGCCATTCCGGGAGCAGACGCCAACAATCAGGCAAAATCAGCTATCCGAAATCACTGGTACCGTCGATGGTCTGCATCCACTGAAGTGAAGCTTCGCGAAATAAAATTCGATACGGtaaagtggactgaccgcgagagtTCGGCTGATCAACGAGTGCTCACCCGGTTgcgaatagggcatacccgaTTGACGCACGACTTCCTTCTGAAGAGAGAAACCCCACCAGTTTGCGACTGCTGCGGGGTAACCGTAGATGTACGTCATATAATTCTTCAGTGCCGAAAACACGACGATGCTAGAAGGATGCACAACATCGATTCGACCAGCCTGCGAGTGGCTCTAGGCAACGACGGGGACACCGAAGACAAACTGCTAAGCTTCCTCAAGGAAACTAATTTGTACAAACGAATATAAAAATACTGAATTGTAAATTATTATGAGATGTTAATACGAGTATAGAAACCAATTTtcttccgacacgaatgcacccttaggtgtaaagtgtcgttaataaacaacaacaacaacaacaacaacaacaacaatta contains these protein-coding regions:
- the LOC131696200 gene encoding uncharacterized protein LOC131696200, coding for MLTSFLSERTFQVNVDGHLSRKLPLENGVPQGSVLSVTLFLVAIQPIFRVVPNTVTVLLYADDILLVVRGKKEQPLYRKLQSAVKAVHRWAKSVGFTISATKSSIFYCSPNARREPTQSIRIDTVAIPSQNQLKTLGITLDRSLNFKAHCKLTKKACESRLRILKMIGAKLPRGQRTSLLQIGSAIVTSRLLYGMGLVSRGGDVVTKTLAPAYNRMMAEAGTLPFDLLVLQSITRLSIRLLEKSRDNADLPLVRRASEELSEVIGMPLPNICTRTRLATRKWYEPKPHVVWDIKKSVNAGDPSEVVRPVVQELLNARFSNSTVVYTDGSKDDDAVGAGMFGEHLQQSTGLPPQCSVFSAEAFAIKTAVTSYYTSNDLLIMTDSDSCLSAIEASTSQHPWIQEIETMIRHRPINLCWIPGHAGIRGNEEADRLAGEARGNAPLQIAIPGADANNQAKSAIRNHWYRRWSASTEVKLREIKFDTVKWTDRESSADQRVLTRLRIGHTRLTHDFLLKRETPPVCDCCGVTVDVRHIILQCRKHDDARRMHNIDSTSLRVALGNDGDTEDKLLSFLKETNLYKRI